Proteins encoded within one genomic window of Agelaius phoeniceus isolate bAgePho1 chromosome 9, bAgePho1.hap1, whole genome shotgun sequence:
- the USP54 gene encoding ubiquitin carboxyl-terminal hydrolase 54 isoform X5: protein MSWKRNYFSVGRGNVQGMFTPRNTTSIAPSKGLSNEPGQNSCFLNSALQVLWHLDIFRRSFRQITTHKCMGDSCIFCALKGIFNQFQCSSEKVLPSDALRTALAKTFQDEQRFQLGIMDDAAECFENLLMRIHFHIADETKEDICTAPHCVSHQKFAMTLFEQCVCTSCGATSDPLPFIQMVHYISTTSLCNQAICMLERREKPTPDMFGELLQNASTMGDLRNCPSNCGEKIRIRRVLMNSPQIITIGLVWDSDHSDLAEDVIHSLGTCLKLGDLFFRVTDDRAKHSELYLVGMICYYGKHYSTFFFQTKIRKWMYFDDAHVKEIGPKWKDVVTKCIKGHYQPLLLLYADPRGTPVSTQDLPPQVDLQQYSRTCYDSEDSGREPSISSDTRTDSSTDSYPYKQAHHESVVSHFSSDSQGTVIYNVENDAASQSSRDTGHLTDSECNQRHVSKKGSLADRKRSSSRSRRKGDEAQSSGYHSEGETLKEKQAPRTAPKPSSSTSRLREFKETVSNMIHSRPQQMSQTIQNSPRGGNTVDQAETRPSKSLSAHTRDWEVESTSSESKSSSSSRYRPTWRPKRESLNIDSIFSKDKRKHCGYTQLSPFSEEAGKELTENEVKEHAVHETRSSQSNVRYKRGVLGRGTQHHVVDQHPHLIQRMESGYESSERNSNSPVSLDMPLSESSSTHRDVHMKRGGAFVPAWRNIPKSHSSSILEVESASSIGSWTNSPHTMGNGGDIFVPLKSELDELQEEVARRAHEQELRRKREKEMEAAMGFNPRPSRFMDLDELQNQGRSDGFEKSMQEADSIFEESLNQEQKGDCAAALALCNEAILNRLARSKYC, encoded by the exons GGTATATTCAACCAGTTTCAATGTAGCAGTGAGAAGGTACTGCCTTCTGATGCCCTGCGCACTGCTCTTGCAAAGACATTTCAGGATGAGCAACGCTTCCAGCTGGGCATCATGGATGATGCTGCTGAATGTTTT GAAAACCTGTTAATGCGAATTCACTTCCACATTGCAGATGAGACAAAGGAAGACATTTGCACTGCACCACATTGTGTTTCCCACCAGAAGTTTGCAATGACTTTATTTGAACAG tgTGTTTGTACCAGTTGTGGTGCCACCTCTGACCCATTACCTTTCATCCAGATGGTACATTATATTTCCACAACTTCACTCTG CAATCAAGCTATTTGTATGCTGGAGAGGCGGGAGAAGCCAACTCCAGATATGTttggagagctgctgcagaatGCCAGCACCATGGGGGACCTGAGAAACTGTCCA AGTAACTGTGGGGAAAAGATCCGTATTCGTCGTGTGCTGATGAACTCGCCACAGATCATCACCATTGGCTTGGTTTGGGACTCAGACCATTCTGATCTGGCTGAGGATGTGATTCACAGTCTGGGAACTTGCCTTAAACTGGGAGAT CTCTTCTTCAGAGTAACTGATGACAGAGCAAAACACTCGGAGCTGTATTTGGTGGGAATGATCTGTTACTATGGAAAACACTATTCAACCTTCTTCTTCCAGACTAAAATCCGCAAATGGATGTACTTTGATGATGCTCATGTCAAAGAG ATTGGTCCAAAATGGAAAGATGTTGTGACAAAGTGCATTAAGGGTCACTATcagcctttgctgctgctctaTGCAGATCCAAGAGGAACTCCAGTGTCAACGCAAGACTTGCCCCCTCAGGTGGATTTACAGCAATATAGCAGGACTTGCTATGACAGTGAGGACTCAG GGAGAGAACCTTCCATCTCCAGTGATACCCGGACAGATTCCTCTACAGACAGCTATCCTTACAAACAGGCACACCACGAGTCTGTGGTCAGTCACTTCTCCTCTGACTCCCAGGGGACAGTCATCTACAATGTGGAGAATGATGCCGCTTCACaaagcagcagggacacag GCCACCTGACTGACAGTGAGTGCAATCAGAGGCATGTTTCAAAGAAGGGCTCGCTGGCAGACCGCAAGAGGAGTTCTAGCCGGTCTAGGCGGAAAGGAGATGAGGCTCAGTCATCAGGATACCACAGTGAAG GGGAAACCTTGAAGGAGAAACAAGcccccagaactgcccccaaaccatccagcagcaccagcaggctgagggaatTTAAAGAGACAGTGAGCAATATGATCCACAGCAGACCACAGCAGATGTCCCAAACCATCCAGAATTCCCCTCGCGGAGGGAATACCGTGGATCAGGCAGAAACACGACCCTCAAAAAGCCTTTCTGCACACACCCGTGACTGGGAAGTGGAGAGTACCAGTAGTGAGTCTAAGTCCAGTTCATCTAGCAGGTACCGGCCAACGTGGAGACCCAAAAGAGAGTCTCTGAATATAGACAGCATCTTCAGTAAAGACAAGAGGAAACATTGTGGCTACACTCAGCTTAGCCCTTTCTCTGAAGAAGCAG GTAAAGAACTTACTGAGAATGAGGTGAAGGAGCATGCTGTTCACGAAACAAGGTCAAGCCAGTCAAATGTCAGATACAAGCGTGGTGTGCTGGGCCGGGGCACCCAGCACCACGTGGTGGATCAACATCCTCACCTAATACAGAGGATGGAGTCTGGCTATGAAAGCAGTGAGCGCAACAGCAACAGCCCAGTTAGTCTGGACATGCCCTTGTCTGAAAGTTCAAGCACCCACAG GGATGTTCATATGAAGAGAGGAGGTGCCTTTGTTCCTGCATGGCGCAACATCCCGAAGTCTCACAGTAGCAGCATCTTGGAAGTGGAGTCAGCTTCATCAATTGGGAGCTGGACAAACAGCCCACACACCATGGGAAATG GTGGAGACATCTTTGTTCCTTTAAAGAGTGAGCTGGATGAATTGCAAGAAGAGGTGGCAAGGAGAGCACATGAGCAAGAGCTAcgcagaaaaagagaaaaggaaatggagGCAGCAATGGGCTTTAATCCCCGTCCCAGCAGGTTTATGGATCTAGATGAACTGCAGAATCAGG GGAGGAGTGATGGCTTTGAGAAGTCGATGCAGGAGGCAGACTCAATCTTTGAAGAGTCGCTGAATCAGGAGCAGAAGGGGGATTGTGCTGCAGCTTTGGCTCTCTGTAACGAAGCTATAT TGAACAGACTGGCCCGCTCCAAGTACTGCTGA